GCCCTGAAACGCCATCGGTGGTACGTGCCCCTGGTGTTCGTGGGGCCGGTCCTGATCCTGCAGGGAACATTCCTGTTCACCCCGCTCGTCAACACCTTCGTGCTCGCGTTCACCGACGCCAGCACCGTCGGCGGCGGCAGCTTCATCGGTCTGGACAACTTCACGGCCCTCGCGAACGACGGCGACTTCTGGGCGGCAGTCGGCCGGACATTCGCCTACCTGGCGGTCACGGTGCCGGTGATCGTCGTTCTCTCGACCTCACTCGCGATCCTGGTCAACACCTCGCTGCGCGGGTCCTCGGTGGTCCGGGTACTGCTGTTCTCACCGATGGTCATGCCACTGGCCACGATCGCCGTGATGTTCCAGTTCGTCCTGGATTCGGACGGCCTGATCAACGAGGTGCTCACCGGGCTGCAGCTGATCGCCGAGCCGGTGCCGTTCCTGAGCAGCTCGGATCTGGCTCTGTTCAGCCTGATGCTGGTCACGATCTGGAAAGGGTGCGCGCTGTCCACGCTCATCACCCTGGCCGCGCTGCAGAACGTGTCCGAGGAACTCGACGAGGCGGCGTCACTCGACGGCGCGGGATGGCTGCGCCGCACCTGGAGCGTGACCCTGCCGCAAATCCGTGGCACCACCATCCTGGTCGGCGTGCTCGTCTCGATCGCCGTTCTCCGGGTGTTCGCCGAGCCCTACATCATCACCGGCGGGGGGCCGGGCACGTCGACCGAGACCATCGTGCTGTACCTGTTCCAGAAGGGCGTGTCGCCCGGCACGCAGGCCGGGTACGCCTCCGCGATCAGCCTCGTGCTCTTCGTCTTCGTGCTCGCCGCCGCGGCCGTGAGCTGGAGCCTGACCAGGAGGAGCCGCACATGAGCAGTGTCCTGACCAGGAGCACCCGGGGCACCGGGCGTGCCGTGCCGGAGGGGCCGCCCGCCCCGGGTACGAAGCTCGGGCGACCCGGTTCCCGTCGCGAGGCGATCCTCAGATGGACGCTCATGCTCGTCGCCGTGTCCGTGGTACTCGGACCACTGCTGTGGCAGCTGAGCACCGCCCTCAAGGGCGCGGGAGAGAGCACGAGCGGGTTCCTTGGCAGCCTCGTGCCGAGCGACCCGACGCTGCAGAACTTCGTCACGGCATTCACGGAGATCCCGCTCGCCCGGTACCTGCTGAACTCCGCCGCGATCGCGGCGATAGGCGTCACCGTGAACCTGGTGATCGCGACCCTCACGGGGTACGCACTGGCCCGGATTCCGTTCCGCGGCAGGGCCGTCTACATGGCCGTGCTGCTGGCCACCGCGACCCTGCCCTTCGAGGTGATCCTCGTGTCCACGCTGCTCGTCACCAGGAACCTGGGCCTGCAGGACACGCTCCTTGGCGTCGTCCTGCCCCAGGGCGTGGCCATCACCTCGCTCTTCGTGATGCGTCAGGCGTTCCGCGGCATCCCCAACGAGCTGGAGGAAGCGGCGACCGTCGACGGCGCGGGGCCGTTCCGGATGTTCCTGCGGGTCATGCTCCCCAACGTCAAGGGGTCCCTCGCCGTTGTCACGGTGCTGGGCTTTCTCGACTCCTGGGATCAGTTCATCTGGCCACTGGTGATCCTGAGCGACCCGGACAAGTACCCGGTCAGCGTCGGTGTCCAGTACCTCTCCGGCGCCTTCTCCGCGGACCAGCGCGTCATCTCGGCGGCCGCGCTCGTGGTGATCCTGCCTCCGCTGCTGGTCTACATGTTCACCCAGCGCCACGTCTTCAAGGGATTGGCGGGAGGTGCGCTCAAAGGATGAGTCCCCGACCACCTTCGACGGTGCTGGTCGGCACCGGCGGGTACGGACTGCGACACCTGCGACGCCTGCTCGATCTGCACCGCGACCACCGCATCGACCTCGTAGGCCTGGTCGATGTCGCGGTCACCGACCAGGCGAAACAGCTAGTATCCCGCTATGCCTGTTTCCCCACCTGGCACCCGAGCATCGAGGACGCGCTATCCGCCGCTCCGGTGGACTCGGTGGTGATCGCGACACCCCCGCACACGCACGTCGACCTCGCCAGGACGGCCATCCTGGCCGGCACCGCTGTCTACCTCGAGAAGCCTCCCGTCACGCTCCTGCAAGACCTCGACACCCTGTCCGGGCTGCGGGGGCGCCGGCGCGTGGAGGTCGGCTTCCAGGAAGCCAGGGCGACCGTCGATGCGCTCGAGCGGGCCTGGGTGGCCATGGACCAACCCCGGGTCGACCGCGTAGTCGCCCACGGAGCGCTGTCCCGTCCCGACGAGTACTACCGCCGCAGCAGGTGGGCTGGCGAGTGGTTCCTGGACGGACGTGCGGTGCTCGACGGACCGTTGTTCAATCCGCTCGCCCACGTCGTGCAGGCGGCGCTGCTCTTCGCGGGCCGGGTCCAGGAGGGGTGGTCCCCCGCAGCCGTGGAGGCCGAGTGCTTCCGTGCCCGGCCCCTGGGTGGTGACGACACGTCGGCGATCCGCATCACGCCCCCGAGGGGGCCGCAGGTGCTGGCCGTTGGCACCACAGCGACGGACATCATCGTACCCCCCGGCGTGGCGGTGCACACCAGCTCCGGGGTCGTCCACGTCGGGAACGGGGGGCAGCGGATCATCGCGTTCCGGGACGGAGCCCGGGTTCCGGTGACACCCGCCGCGGGCACGGCGCCCGCGCTGCACGCGACCGTCACCGACCCGCAGGGTGCCCCGGACCCGTTGCTGTCCCTGGAATCGACCCGGCACTTCGTCCTCACGGTCAACGCGGCCGTGCAGGCGGCGGGGTCCCCTGTCGCGGCACCGGTCCCCGCCCGATCCGCCACCCGCGATGGGCGCACGGTCACGCGGGTCGGCAACCTGGGCCGGCTGGTGGCGGCCTGTGCCCGCCGCGGCGCCCTGCTGTCCGAGGCGGATCCCGCATGGGGCGGCGCGGTCCACCGACTGGATACCACCGGATACCGCGGGTTGACGCACCCGGAACTGGGCTCCTCCCCCGATCGAGGACTGCGGACCGGGCAGGGTGTGACATGAACCGGCGCGCGAACAGGACCAAGCTCGCCGACGTGGCCGCCGCGGCCGGTGTGTCGATCTCGACGGTGTCCAGGGTCTTCTCGAATCCCGAACGCCTGGCTCCGGACACGGTGCGGCACGTGCGAGAGGTCGCCGCGCGGTTGCGCTTCACGCCGAACCCCATGGCCCGCGCGCTCATCATGGGTGACACCCCATACCTCGGCGTGGTGGTTCCCGATATCAGCAACCCCTACATGACGACGTTGCTCAAGGCCGCCCAGGGAAGCTCCCGGCGGCGCGGCATCGGTGTCTTCGTCGCGGACACCGACGACGCGACCGATGTCGAGCGCCATATGTGCGAGCAGTTCGCCCGCCAGACCAGGGGAATCCTGCTGTGCGCGCCACGCATGAGCGTGTCCCACATCCGCGAGATCGCGGAAATGATCCCGCTCATGCTGGTGAACCGTCCGGTAGACGGCATTCCGTGCGTCTACACGGACTCGACCACCTCGATCGCCGAACTCGTGGACCGGCTCTGCGACCTGGGCCACGAAAGGATCGCCTATCTGCCGGGTCCGGTCGCGTCCTGGGCCAACAAGGTGCGCACCCGCACGGTCTCCGACCGGGTGCGCAAGCGCGGTGCCACCTTCATCAAACTCGCCCCGACCTCGGCACGGCACGAGGATGGCGTCGCGGCCGCCCGCGAGGTGGCCGACCACGGCGCGTCGGCCGTCGTCGCCTTCGACGACGTTCTCGCCGCCGGACTCATCGAAGGCTTCCGGCAGCTCGACCTGTCGGTGCCCCGCGACGTCAGCGTCGTCGGACACGACAACGTCCTGGCCGGACTGGTCCAGCCGGGCCTGACGACCGTCGAGGGCCGCAGCGCCCGGGTCGCGCAACTGGCCGTCGATCGGCTGCTCGCGGAGTCCGATCCGGACGCCGTAGCCGACACCGAGCATCTGGGCGTCGGCACCGAGGTCGTCTGGCGAGCCAGCATCGCCGAACCCCGGGGATGAACCACCACCCACCGCCGACGCGACCACGCACGCACGATCGGCAAACGTTTGAACGGGAAGGACGGCAATGAAGACAACGCCATACCCGGCGGCACCCGCCGACGAGGCGGAGTTGGAGGACCTTCTCGCCACACCGCTCGAGGGCGTGGGTCCCGACCTCGCGGCTCTCGGCGGCGACCTGGTCCTGCTCGGGGCCGGTGGCAAGATCGGCCCGACCATGGCCGTCATGGCCCGGCGAGCGCTCGACTCCGCAGGCTCGACGGCCGAGGTGCACGCGGTGTCCCGGTGGTCGGAGCCGGACGTGCGCGAGTCGCTCGAGCGCCACGGCGTGCGCACCCACACCGCCGACATCGGCGATCCCTCGATCCACCGGTCACTCCCCGACGCCGCCGGTGTCTACTTCCTCGCCGGCATGAAGTTCGGTACCACCGGGGCCGAGGCGCGGATGTGGTGGACCAACGCCGCGGTCCCGGCGATGATGGCGGACCGCTACCGCGGCATCCCGACCGTCGTGTACTCCAGCGGCAACGTGTACCCGTTCACGCCGCTCGTCCACGGCGGCTGCACCGAGCGGGACGCGCCCCAGCCACATGGCGAGTACGCGCAGTCGTCCCTGGCCCGTGAACGACTCTTCGCCGGGGCATCCGAGCGATGGGGGACGCCCACGGTCATGTTCCGCCTCAACTACGCATGCGAGCTGCGTTACGGCGTGGTCGCGGACATCGCCACCCGCATCGCCGAGGACAGCCCCATCGACGTCACCATGCCGTCGGTCAACATCGTCTGGCAGCGCGACGTCAGCGCGTGGGCTCTGCGCAGCGCGGTTCTCGCGGGACCCGAGGCTGCCGTCCTCAATGCCACCGGCCCGGAGACACTCCCGGTGCGTCGGATCGCACTCCTGCTCGCCGAGGTCATGGGCCGCGAGGTGAAGTTCACCGGCACCGAGGCTTCCGACGCGCTGCTCAACGACGCGGGCGACTGTTTCGCCCGGTTCGGCTACCCCAGCCTCGCCGCGCGAACCCTCATCGCGTGGACCGGCCAGTGGATCGCCCGCGGTGGACGGCAACTGGGTAAGGCGACCAAGTTCGAGCAGCGGCAGGGGCGGTACTGATGACGACCTCGGTCAGGGAACGCCTGCGCGCCGGCGTCGCCATCCCGGCCCACCCGCTCGCGCTTACCCCGGACGGCGGGTTCGACGAAACCGCCCAGCGCGCACTCACGCGGTACTACCTGGCCGCCGGTGCGGACGGACTGGCGGTCGGCGTGCACACCACGCAGTTCGCGCTCCACGACGACGAACGCTTGTTCGCCGAGGTTCTCGGTCTTGCCGAGCGGACCGCGGCCGAGGAGGGCAGGGACCCCCTCCTGATCGCGGGCGTGATCGGGGATACCGATCAGGCCGTCCACGAGGCGGCGGGGGCAGCCGAGGCGGGCTACGACGCGGTGCTGCTGTGCCCCTACGGCATGGCGGACCCGGGACCGCGCGCCCTGCTGGAACGTGCCCGTGCGGTAGGCGAGATCCTCCCGACCATCGGGTTCGCGCTCCAGGAGGCGGTCGGTGGGAGCCCGCTGCCCAAGTCGTACTGGACCCGGCTGTTCGACCTCGAGTCGGTCGTCGCGGTCAAGGCCGCCCCATTCGACCGGTACCGCACCAACGACATCGCCAGGGCCCTGGCCGAGCACGACAGGTGGGACCAGGTCGCCCTGCTCACCGGCAACGACGACACGATCATCGCCGACCTGGTAACTCCCCATCGAGTCTCCTTCGGCGGCCGGGAACGGGTCCTGCACGTGCGTGGCGGCCTGCTGGGGCAGTGGGCCGTCGGGACCAGGGCTGCGGTCGAGCTCCGCCGCCGCGCCGCCGCGGAGTGCCGGTCGGGGTCGGTCGGCACCGGCCTGCTGTCGACCGGCGCTGACCTCGTTGAGGTGAATGCCGCGGTTTTCGACGTCAGCCACGGCTTCGCGGGCTGTGTCGCCGGTGTGAACGAAGTGCTTCGGCAGCAGGGGCTGATCGCCTCGTCCACCTGCCTGACCGACACCGAGCGGCTTTCCGCGGGCCAGGCGGACCTCATCGCCGGTGCCCGGGCTCGCTTTCCCGACCTGCTCGACGAGGCCTTCGTGCGGGAGCACCGCGATGACTGGCTCAGTTGACGGCTCCCGGCCCGCCGTGCGCATCGTGCACCTCGGGCTCGGGGCGTTCCACCGCGCGCACCAGGTGTGGTTCACCGAGCGCGGCGACCCCTCGTGGGGTATCGCGGCCTTCTCCGGCCGCTCGACCCGCCTGGCCGGGACCCTGTCGGCTCAAGACTGCGTCTACACGCTCATCGAGCGCGGCCCGGACACCGACACGTTCCATCGGATGACCTCACTCGTGCGGGCCCACGGCGCGGACCGGCAACCGGAGCTCGACCGGCTCGTCGCCCACCCCGACGTCGCCGTGATCACCCTGACCATCACCGAGGCCGGTTACCTCGTGGGGCCGGATGGCGCCGTCGAGCCGGCGAGCCCGTTGCTGGCCGACATCGCGGCCCTGCGCGACGGTGGCCCACCGCGCACCGCGCCGGGCCGCCTCCTGCGCGCATTGCGGGCACGGCGCGAGGCCGACGGCGGCCCCGTCGCCGTCGTCTCCTGTGACAATCTCGTGGCCAACGGCGCCCGCGCGGGTACCGCGCTCCTCGCGCTGGCCGAAGAGGCCGACCGCGACCTGGTGGCCTGGCTGAAGGACAATGTCTCCTTCGTCGACACGGTCTCGGACCGGATCACCCCGGCCACCACCGAGGACGATATCGCGCTGGTACCCCGCGCAACCGGTCACACCGACCATGCCCCCGTGGTCACCGAGCCGTTCGCCGAGTGGGTGCTCGCAGGCGAGCTCCCCGCCGGCCGCCCGGAATGGGAACGGGCGGGAGCCGTACTCGTCGACGACATCCGCCCCTTCGAGCGGCGCAAGCTGAGGCTGCTCAACGGCGCCCACCTGTTGCTGGCGTTGGAGGGCCTGCGGCGCGGCCACCGCACCGTCGCCGAGGCCATGGCCGACCCCGCACTCGCCAGGTTGACCGAGGAGTACTGGTCGGTGGCGGCCACTGGGGTACCGGAGCCCGACGCCTACCTGCGGCGGCTGCGTGCCCGATTCGGCAACAGCCGGATCCGACACTCGCTCGAGCAGATCGCCACCGACGCCGAGACCAAACTGCGCGAGCGCATCGTCCCCGTCGTCACCGAACTCCTCACCAGTGGCGTCGACCCAACCCCGGCACTGCGCGTTGTCGCGGCGTGGCTCACCCATACCGGGCTGGCCTCGGACAGCCCCGGTGCCGGCACCGCACTCGATCGCCTGGCACCCGGCTGGGCGAACGAGCGCCGCCTACGGCACCGGCTTGACCTGGCCGGGGCCGAGCTTTCCGGTCCGGCTCCAGCCGTCGGTCCGACCGAACACACCGAAGGAGTAACTCAATGAAGCGTAACTCGATCGGCAGCCCTACCCGCCGCACCATGCGACCCGTAGCCGCCCTGGTCGCGGCCACCGGGCTGGTGGCCGCCGCGCTCGGCTCGGCCGCGCCGGCCAGCGCACAACGCGCCCCTTCCGCCTACGACACCGCCGTCCTCGCCGACGGTCCCGTCGCGTACTGGCGCATGAACAACGCCGTGGCCCCGATGGAATGGGATGCCAGCGGTCACGGGCTTACCGGGATCTACTCGGGCCAGCGTTCGCGGGCCGTACTGCCCAACGGAGACCTCGCAGCCGACTTCGACGGCGCCACGGGCTACCTGGAGGTCGGCGACGACGACGCGCTGAGCCCAGCCACCACGGGACAGTTCACGCTCGAGGCGTGGATGCGACCCGACACGCTCGAGTTCCCCAATACCGAGAAGGCCGGCTATGTCCATTGGGTCGGCAAGGGCGAGGTCGACCGGGAGAACGAGTACGTCGCGCGGATGTACTCCCTGACCAACGGGGAGGACCGGCCCAACCGCATCTCCGGCTACGCCTTCAACCTCTACGAACCGCTCGGCGCGGGCTCCTATTTCCAGGACCCGCTGAGCGCAGGCGACTGGATCCACTACACGCTCGTCATCAACGTCGACGCCACGAGCACGGAATACCCCTACGGCTACACCAAGCTCTACCGCGACGGCGTCCTGCGCGACCAGGACCAGATGGAGATCCGCGGCAACATCATCACCCCGGAGAACGGGACGGCGCCGCTGCGCGTGGGCACCAGGGACTTCGAGTCGTGGTTCGCAGGCGCCATCGGCAAGGTCGCCGTCTACGACTACGAGCTGACCGCGGAACAGATCGCTGCCCACACCGACGCCATGACCGATCCGGCCGAGCAGGAGCGTCCCTGGCCCTGGCCGTGGCCCTGCCCCCGCCACTGAGTGAGGAGACACCGTCTTGACCACCACGCAACCCGCCCCGCGCATCCCCGGCACCGGGGGCGACGCCACGCGGATCGAGTCCGCCGAGGTGCTCGTCACCTCCCCCGGCCGCAACTTCGTCACACTCCGCCTGCGGACCCGGGACGGGGTCACCGGGCTTGGCGACGCGACCGTCAACGGCCGCGAGCTGGCCGTCGTCTCCTATCTCCGCGAGCACGTGGTGCCGCTGCTGCTGGGCCGGGACGCGCACGCGATCGAGGACACCTGGCAATACCTCTACCGAGGCGCCTACTGGCGGCGCGGACCCATCACCATGGCGGCGATCGCCGCCGTCGACACGGCGCTGTGGGACATCAAGGCCAAGCTGGCCGGCATGCCGCTGTACCAACTGCTCGGCGGGCGCAGCCGTCGCGGCTGCCTCGCCTACGGGCACGCCAGCGGCGGCGACATCGACGAACTGTTCGACTCGGTACGAGCACACCTCGCGGAGGGATACCGCGCGATCCGGATCCAGACAGGGATTCCTGGGCTTGGTTCGGTTTACGGTGTCGCCTCCAGCTCGAACGCGGGTGTGGGAGGCGGCGCCTCGGCGTCGCGCTACGACCACGAGCCCGCGCGCCGTTCGAACGTGCCGGTGGAAGAGGAATGGGACACGCGGGCGTACCTGCGCCACACACCCCGCGTGTTCGAAGCGGTCCGGGCCGAATTCGGCCCGGACCTCCCGCTGCTGCACGACGCACACCACCGGCTGACTCCCATCCAGGCGGCACGGCTCGGGAAGGACCTCGAACCTTACGACCTCTTCTGGCTCGAGGACGTCACACCCGCGGAGAACACGGCCATCCTGCGAAGGGTACGGGAGCACACGACCACTCCCCTGGCGATCGGTGAAGTGTTCAACACTATCTGGGACTATCGCGAACTTTTCGAGGAACAGCTCATCGACTACGTCCGGTCACCCGTGACCCACGCCGGCGGGATCACGGCACTGCGGCGGATCTTCGACTACGCCGCCGTGTACCAGATCAAATCCGGGGTCCACGGCCCCACCGACGTCTCTCCCGTCGGCCTTGCGGCCGCGCTGCACCTCGGCATCGCGATCCCGAACTTCGGCATCCAGGAGTACATGAAGCACTCCACCGAAACCGATGAGGTGTTCCAGCCGACTTATTCCTTCCAGGACGGCTTGCTCAGTCCCGGCGACGAGCACGGACTCGGAGTCGGATACGACGACGAAGCGGCCGACGCACACCCGTACTCACGCGCATACCTGCCGGTGAACCGGCTCAAACTGGACGGATCGATCCATGACTGGTGACTCACCCCTTGTCGTCATGGGGCCAAGCGGCGCCGGAAAGACCACCATCGGCACGCTCCTGGCCGAACGCCTCGGGCTCGCCTTCGTCGACGGCGATTCCCTGCACCCCGCCCGGAACCTCGACAAGATGGCCGCCGGTCAACCTCTCGATGACGACGACCGCGCACCGTGGCTCGATGCCATCGGGCGAGCCCTCGCCACCGGACCGGTGGTGGTCGCGTGCTCGGCGCTCAAGCGCCGGTACCGCGACCACATCCGGTCGCTGGCCCCGGCCACGGTCTTTCTCGAGCTGCGGTCGAGTCGCGAAGAACTCGAGCGGCGGATGTCCTCGCGTAAGCACTTCATGCCAGCCAGCCTGCTGCACTCGCAGCTGAGCACGCTCCAGCCACTCGAACCCGACGAACCCGGTACCGCGGTAGCCAACGACGCCACCGTCGACGTGGTGACCAGCCGGTGTGTGGCAACGCTGGCCTCCCTGCCTACACCCGACCAGCATGTCGGACCAGGGTGAGTTGTTCTCGAGTCGGCGCTTGCAGCTGAGCCGGAGGTGATGCCGAGGAATGCGCAATTCTTGGCAAGCCGAGGTCCCCGCCCGGCGCACCGATCACGGGATCGAGCTGGCGTACGCACCGAGCAACGCCTCCTGGTTGAACTGGTCGAGTGCGAGGTACCGCGCTGCGGTACCTCGCACTCGACGGCAGCGGCTACCTCACCCACGGCACTACGGATGCTCCTCGCCGAGGGCGGACTCACACCCTGATCCCACCGAATCGGCGAGGGGCCGGGAAAGGCTCGATCAACTGATGACCAGGGCGTGCACGTACCACCCCTGAAGATCGGTGAACTCGCAGGTCAACGCCCAACACGACCGAGTCCGGCCAGGTAGATGGTCGCGGTTTCTCGTGGCGGATCGCGATGCCTCACCACTGCTTCAGGCGGTTGATGCATCGCCCGACGGTGTCGCGCTGCTTGCAGGTCTCGCGGTCGAAGGCTGGTGGCCTGCCACCCACGCTGCCCGCACCAAAGCAGGCCGCGGCCGAGTCTGGAGCGGCTACCATCTCGGCCCGTCGATCGGAAATCTCTTCGCAGTCCTCATCATTGACCGGGAGAGCCGGAACCAATAGTCAACGTCCGGCTTCACCGTGTTCATACCGATTTCGACTGTACGGGTGCGCTCCCCCATCACCGAGCCTGCGGGCTGGGTTTCCCGACGCAGACACAACCGCGGCTGAACCGACCGGCGATGGTCGCGGCACAGTAGCGATCCGCAATCTGATCGTGCAGATCGCGCGGGTGGCGGCACGCGGCACAATCCATCGGTTCATCGTCCGGGATATGGGAGGCACCCACGTTCGGGTTCACGACAGACGTCGCGGTACCCCCGCTCGCGGACTGTTCATCCGCGCTACCGGCAGTCTGCGTCCGGGCCGGGGCAGAGAGATAAAGTAGAGACATCGGGGCACCGCTCATTCGGATTGGGCCGGCGCGTCAGGCATTCGCAGAATGTCATCGGGTCCGGATATGTCCACTGTACGCCCTATCCCTTCCCGGGTTCGCTCCGCGCTGGGCGCCACGGCCGATCATGGCCCATGCCAAGGGCCGGCACGCCGACGACCTGGCGGCGTAGGCTGTGTTCAAGAAGGCGCGCACGCACCACCTCAGGCGATCACCTGCTCCAACAGCGTCCAGCCCTCCGACAGGCTATGGTGGAACTCATCGCTCGAGACCCCGGCGGCCGCTCGACGGCCTGCGTTCGGACGCGACCTTGCCAGGGCGGTGAAGGCAAGCTTGACCGCGTGCCACGAATCGAACTTTCGAGCAGAACATCGGCTCGACCTTGACCTGTTACCGAAAGGAACAGCACGTGAACACAACTCCGGAAGATCCAGCCGTGATCGACCAGCGGCTACACCTCGCCACCGGCTTTCACGCATCCGAACGCGACTGGGTCGCCCAACGCCTGGCCGCACTCGGTTCGAGGCTGCGGTCCTTTCCCGACGGACAGGTCACCCTGGACATCAGCCTCAAGGACCGGGACGGCGCCGACCAGCAGGTCACGCTGGAGTGCTGGATCAGTCGCACGCCCCGGCTGCACTTGGTGGCCACCTCTTCGGAGCAGGAGTTGTCGGTGGCGCTCAACGAGGTCCGCAACGACTTGATCCGTCAGGTCGACGACGCCAAGACCCGCACCGAACCGCGCAACAACCGCGCCTTGCGGCGTACCCCGACCTTGCCGGAGATCGGATAGCCCGGCCGGGTCCGCGGCGCGTACACTGGGATAGTCCGGACATCGACGACATCCCGTTCCGGGGTGCCAGCCCCTCCGGCCAGCGAGGAAGCGGTACGTCATGTCCGTCCTCCGCCGCACTGCTCACGATCGCGCTGATCGTGTTCCTGGTACGGAATCCCCGCGGCACCGGGAGTCGTTCCGACGGATGACCACCCACACCTCACCCCATCCGCAGGCACCGTCATCGACCCGCTCACCCGGCCCCGCCCGGATGCCCTGAACCTCGCTTCCCAGGTGCGTTCCCGGCTGGCGGCGGGTGAGCTACCCGATTCTTCCTCGCCCGACACTTCACCGGCACCCAGGATGTCCAGCAGGAGGGTGGCCTGCGTGTGACAGGGGACGGTCTTCCGCAGTAAGGGACACCAGATCATGACACAACCAGAGCCCCATCCGAATCCAGACCACGGCCGTTTCGTGCCGGCGCCTGCCGGTCACCGGTCGTCGATCGCCGACGACCAGGGTCTCAATGATCGACGGTGGGACCGGATCCGCGTGATCCGGGTGTCGTGCACGATCATCACCGTTCTGTGCGGCCTGTTCGCCGCCGTGCTCGTCGCACAGATCATCATGATCGCTGGCGACGCGAATCCCGCCAACGGCGTCGCGACGTTCGTACAGAGCTGGTCAGCCGGGGTGTCCCTGGGATTCGACGACCTGTTCACCCCGGCCAGCGCGACGACCACGGTACTGCTCAACAACGGCCTCGCCGCCCTCGTGTGGCTGGGTCTCGGCGCTGTGGTGACGACCCTGATCCGCCGACTCGCCACGCCCGGCCCGAGCCGGGCGCCCGGATTCGCCGCGAAATGACTCCGGGGCGACCCGCATTCGCCACGGCCTTTACGAACCGCCCCGCATCGCCGCACGGGGTTCGAGCACGTGACACCAAGCCCTGGTCACCGACGACTCGGCCGGTACGGTCAGCCCGAGGACGTCGGTCGGCCCGGTTGCCGACGAGGCCGCCTCGTGCAACGCTGGTAGTAGCTCGCGGTTCTCCGCGATGCGGTGCCGCCCCAGACCTCGGTGCACTGTCCGAAGCGACCGGAAGCGGTGGCGCCTCTCATGACTTCGCTCGACATCTCGCCCCCGGCGCCAGCCGTGCGCAACCGCGACTACGCGGAGTTGTCGCAGATGATCAGACGCTCGGGTCTACTGCACCGGCGATACGGGTACTACGCGGTGAAGATCGCGCTCAACGTCCTCGCCTTCGCGGGGGGTTGGGTGGCCTTCGCCTACCTCGGCAACTCGTGGTGGCAACTGCTCCTGGCCGGATTCTTCGCGTTGATGTTCGCCCAGCTGTCCTTTGTCGGTCACGACGCCGGCCACCGGCAGATTTTCCGCACCCGCCGGGCCAACGACGTGGTGGGATTCTGCCACGGCGGGATGGTCGGCCTCAGCTACGGCTGGTGGATCGACCAGCACAACCGTCACCACGCCAACCCGAACCACGAGCAGGACGATCCCGATCTCGACATACCGGCGTTGGCCTTCACCGGCACACAAGGACACGCCAAACGCGGCATCCTGCGCTGGATGGCGAAGTACCAGGCGTTCCTGTTCTTCCCGCTCCTGCTGCTGGAGGGCTTCAGCCTGCACGTCTCCAGCGTGCGAGCTTCGTGGCGTAAAGGATCAAGGGCACGCAACGCGGAGATCTTCCTGCTGGCCGGGCATTTCGCTGTCTACCTGACCGCGGTTTTCCTGGTGCTCTCACCACTGACCGGTGTCGTGTTTATCCTGGTACACCAGTGCCTTTGGGGTGTCTACATGGGATGCTCCTTCGCCCCCGGCCACAAAGGAATGCCGACCATGACCGGTGGCCGTTCACCTGAT
The sequence above is drawn from the Amycolatopsis aidingensis genome and encodes:
- a CDS encoding dihydrodipicolinate synthase family protein, with the translated sequence MTTSVRERLRAGVAIPAHPLALTPDGGFDETAQRALTRYYLAAGADGLAVGVHTTQFALHDDERLFAEVLGLAERTAAEEGRDPLLIAGVIGDTDQAVHEAAGAAEAGYDAVLLCPYGMADPGPRALLERARAVGEILPTIGFALQEAVGGSPLPKSYWTRLFDLESVVAVKAAPFDRYRTNDIARALAEHDRWDQVALLTGNDDTIIADLVTPHRVSFGGRERVLHVRGGLLGQWAVGTRAAVELRRRAAAECRSGSVGTGLLSTGADLVEVNAAVFDVSHGFAGCVAGVNEVLRQQGLIASSTCLTDTERLSAGQADLIAGARARFPDLLDEAFVREHRDDWLS
- a CDS encoding mannitol dehydrogenase family protein, which produces MTGSVDGSRPAVRIVHLGLGAFHRAHQVWFTERGDPSWGIAAFSGRSTRLAGTLSAQDCVYTLIERGPDTDTFHRMTSLVRAHGADRQPELDRLVAHPDVAVITLTITEAGYLVGPDGAVEPASPLLADIAALRDGGPPRTAPGRLLRALRARREADGGPVAVVSCDNLVANGARAGTALLALAEEADRDLVAWLKDNVSFVDTVSDRITPATTEDDIALVPRATGHTDHAPVVTEPFAEWVLAGELPAGRPEWERAGAVLVDDIRPFERRKLRLLNGAHLLLALEGLRRGHRTVAEAMADPALARLTEEYWSVAATGVPEPDAYLRRLRARFGNSRIRHSLEQIATDAETKLRERIVPVVTELLTSGVDPTPALRVVAAWLTHTGLASDSPGAGTALDRLAPGWANERRLRHRLDLAGAELSGPAPAVGPTEHTEGVTQ
- a CDS encoding LamG domain-containing protein, with the translated sequence MKRNSIGSPTRRTMRPVAALVAATGLVAAALGSAAPASAQRAPSAYDTAVLADGPVAYWRMNNAVAPMEWDASGHGLTGIYSGQRSRAVLPNGDLAADFDGATGYLEVGDDDALSPATTGQFTLEAWMRPDTLEFPNTEKAGYVHWVGKGEVDRENEYVARMYSLTNGEDRPNRISGYAFNLYEPLGAGSYFQDPLSAGDWIHYTLVINVDATSTEYPYGYTKLYRDGVLRDQDQMEIRGNIITPENGTAPLRVGTRDFESWFAGAIGKVAVYDYELTAEQIAAHTDAMTDPAEQERPWPWPWPCPRH
- the manD gene encoding D-mannonate dehydratase ManD; the protein is MTTTQPAPRIPGTGGDATRIESAEVLVTSPGRNFVTLRLRTRDGVTGLGDATVNGRELAVVSYLREHVVPLLLGRDAHAIEDTWQYLYRGAYWRRGPITMAAIAAVDTALWDIKAKLAGMPLYQLLGGRSRRGCLAYGHASGGDIDELFDSVRAHLAEGYRAIRIQTGIPGLGSVYGVASSSNAGVGGGASASRYDHEPARRSNVPVEEEWDTRAYLRHTPRVFEAVRAEFGPDLPLLHDAHHRLTPIQAARLGKDLEPYDLFWLEDVTPAENTAILRRVREHTTTPLAIGEVFNTIWDYRELFEEQLIDYVRSPVTHAGGITALRRIFDYAAVYQIKSGVHGPTDVSPVGLAAALHLGIAIPNFGIQEYMKHSTETDEVFQPTYSFQDGLLSPGDEHGLGVGYDDEAADAHPYSRAYLPVNRLKLDGSIHDW
- a CDS encoding gluconokinase produces the protein MTGDSPLVVMGPSGAGKTTIGTLLAERLGLAFVDGDSLHPARNLDKMAAGQPLDDDDRAPWLDAIGRALATGPVVVACSALKRRYRDHIRSLAPATVFLELRSSREELERRMSSRKHFMPASLLHSQLSTLQPLEPDEPGTAVANDATVDVVTSRCVATLASLPTPDQHVGPG
- a CDS encoding RGCVC family protein, whose product is MSGAPMSLLYLSAPARTQTAGSADEQSASGGTATSVVNPNVGASHIPDDEPMDCAACRHPRDLHDQIADRYCAATIAGRFSRGCVCVGKPSPQAR
- a CDS encoding HPF/RaiA family ribosome-associated protein, with product MNTTPEDPAVIDQRLHLATGFHASERDWVAQRLAALGSRLRSFPDGQVTLDISLKDRDGADQQVTLECWISRTPRLHLVATSSEQELSVALNEVRNDLIRQVDDAKTRTEPRNNRALRRTPTLPEIG